ATACGAAATCAAACTCGAAGGAATCCAATTGATATCCACGTCCGGTTTGTTGATCTGATATGCGAAAAAGATCTGATTTGTGGAAATACGAAGTCCCACGTTTTGGCTGTTCGTAATCGTTAAAAACTCGGTATGAAGATCCAAAAATACGGCTTCGTAGATCTGCGTTTCGTATTTGTTCAGAAAGGGATGATTGTAAATTTCGATGTTTACGAGATAAAAATACGTCTTTTCCAGTTTAAGAGTGCGCACCAGATCGTGTTTTAAGGACCGAAATCTTTGGATTCGATTCTTCTCCGTGTGGGAAAGATTCCGAGTCGTAGATTCGATATGCGCGAGAACATAACCGCCCTTCGGGTTGATTTCAAAATTAACCTTGTAGATCAGATCATTCTTAGATCGGACCATCAATTGAATTTTTCGATCGTTTTTGAATTTTCGAAACGCAGAGATATTGGAATGAATATTGCCGTAATCGATGAATCGTTCGACCGTTTTCTTGAGTTTCGGATCCGAGTCCAACAGAGGATTGTAATGCGGTTCCGAATACAGTTGTTTCCCGTCAAAGTCATACAGAGAATAACTGAACACGTCCGCGGGATGCGGTTTATTCTCTATATAAAGATCGCTGTATTCGGAGATCATGGACTCATTATATAGTAGAAGTTGATTCTTTCTTTTCATCTTATAACCTAAATTTCAAAAGAATTTTAGGATAAATTTTCACCTTATAATACTTACGTTTTATCGTTTTCACTTTTTGCATAAAGGAGAATGAAAAGAAAGAATTGAAGGATTCAAAACGAAGGACTTTTGCGTCTTTGTTTGAACGTTTCTTTCTTTGTGAGTGTGGATCACTCACCCAAAACGAGTACGTAGATAAGTCTTACTCACTAGAATTTTTCAAACATCGTCCTTCGAATCGACTTTTTTCTAAGATGAAAACTTTTTTGAGACCCTTCCTAAGCAGAATCGGTCGGGACCTATGCGGAACTCGAGATCGTCAGCCTCAGCATCAAGGGACCAACAAAATCGAAACGCTTTCATCGATGTCTTTTTAATTTTATACAACTTACAAAGTATAGAAGAAATTCGATTCTTCTTTCCGACTCTTTCATTTCAAATTTTAAAAGTAGGACTCATTCTTGCTTTTCTTTGTCGCAAATCGGCTTCGTTTCAAAATTAATTTTAGAACGTTTAAAAAATCAGCCGATATCTTCTTACCAAAATATAACCTGAAATAAGCGGATTCTTTAATTCGACATGATTCTGTGTATTCAGCTATAGAGTTTTTGAAAATGAAAAGAAATCATTTTTCTGCAATTCATTTAACAATAGAACGTTATATACAACTTCTCATCATTCTTTGTCGGAAGATCTGCACTGTTTTCCAAGTTCGTTTAACATTTTAAGAAATTCTAAAATAAATTTTGAAAGCATGAGAATTGAAAACACTGAGTTTGTTGTTCGCTTTTGAACATCAATTTAAAAATTAATTATTATTTTTTACAATACATTGATTTTATATTATAAATCGGATAATTAGAAGCAATGAGAATGCTACGCTTGCAAATATTTTACATACAAAAGAAACGATTTATCTCTTGATTCGTTCTTATATCGATCCGTCATTAATAAGAATAAAAGTATTCAGGAATATTCAAAATTTCTTTTACAATTTAGATGTCAATTTCACTCTCGCATATAGAATGATTCATTTGTTATGAATTTGAATGGACCAAATTGAATTCAGTTTAAAAATGAATCTATTGATTGGAATATGGTGAGTTCACTTGACTATTAATGAGAGATGAGCTTTAGTTTTCGAAACAAATAAACAAAGAAAACATAAAGTGAAGAATGGATTATGGTGAATATTTTAGATTCAATGTTAAATGAAGAAATCTTATTGAGCTTAATAAGATTTGGAGCGGGCTTTTCTTTAGTCCTAGGGATTGGAAGTTGGATACGCGCGAACAGACAAATCGACTATCTGGTATCGTTGGTTTTAATACTAACCGCGATTTTTCAGTTTGTGGATGAATCCAGTTTGAGTTTATTCACACAACCTTGGATTCGAAAGTTCCTATTTTTAGTCGATATCGTAGCGTTAGCCGCGAGCGGAACCCTCGTGTTTTTGATTTCCACGATGATTTTTAAGAAGTATTCCGAACTTCCTTTGATCTTCTATTGGAATCTTGTGGGACCGTTTATTCTCGCGTTGCCGATCGCAACTTTCTACGAACAACAGGGCGGCAAAGAACTGGAATTCTTTCTATTTGCGGCCGATTTGTTCGTTTTCGTCTATTTCGTGATCGCGGTCGCAAACGTGTTTATCGATAAAAAATACGAGGCTTCTGCGATGAGCTTCCGAACGATTCTCACTTTGGTGATTTTGATTTCTCTTTGTATTCCCTTGGAGATCCTCGGAATCGTGCTTCAAAGCAAATCTTTGATCCTATTGTCCAGCGTTCACACTTCGTTTGCGGTGGTTTTCTATTATTTCCTTACTTTGATTTACCCGAATCTATTGGATTTTCTTTCCTTAGAACCCGGTAAAAACCTAGTAAAACGTTCCCTTCTCCACGACGTAGACATAAACGCGCTGGAAGAAAAACTGGCCCGCATCATCAAGGAAGAAAGAATTTATTTAGACGAAGACATCCGTCTTCCCGACGTTTCCGAAGAACTCGGGATCTCCGTTCATCAGCTTTCTTTCTTTTTGAACAATCACTTAGGAAGTAACTTTAACAATTACATCAACCGGTTCCGAGTGGAAGAAGCGAAGTCCATGCTTCTCAACGATCCTTCCCGCTCCGTGGTTTCGGTGGGAATTGCGGTCGGCTTCAATTCGAATTCTTCCTTTTATAAGGCTTTTCTAAAAGAGACCGGAATGTCTCCGAAACAATTTAGGGAAACACAACCCAAGGTGATTCACTTTCAGTCTTCTACTACGGCGGATATTCAATTTAGAAGCTGAGAATTCTTTCCAAACAAAAATTCCATCAATCTTCATCGGCGACGGAGCGTTTCCCTCCGTCCATTCTTCCGTTTTGTCCTTCTGATCTTCGCATTTTTGAAAAATCGATTCGTCTTGGGACCGTTCGGCGATGATTTTACTTCAGATTAATTTTAATTCTAAAATAGAATATAGAAAATTCATGATATTTATAATTTTCCGTCTTTTAAATTATATTTGCCGATGACCTCTCGAGAATTTGGAGGTTATAATAAAAATGAACGGAAATAAGGCAACGTTTGAAACCTTATTTTCGCAGAAATTCCATAAACTCGACTTCAAAGTTTATAAAACTCCTCTAATGGAAGGAAACAATTCGAATGTTCAATTCAAATCTACTCGCTGATATTCTTCTTCATACGCTCTTTTCGGAAACAAATTTATTCTACGTGCACGCCGCCGGGGTCGGAACGGGAATCGTAATGGCGATCGCCAAACTTTATTCCGGAAAACGGGACGAGTTCAGCAAATCCTACGGAACGATTCTTCTCAGCGTAAGCGTTTTCTTGATGGCAAACAACCGAGTGATCTTTCCGCAGGAAACGGACCCGAGACTCACGCAAGATCCGGTGTTTTTAGGAATTTATTTCGGATTGGTTCTTTACGCTTCGTCCGCGGTTTTGATCTGCACGATGTTCATTCTGGATCGTCTTCAAAATCCTTGGCAGTATTGTAAAAAGATTCTCGCGATCATTCCGATTGCGATGATCGCTTCGTTTGCGATTCCCGGAACGATTTACATTTGTATCTGTGATTCCATCGCGATTTTGATTACGCTTTATACCACGGCTTGGTCGATTCGCGAAATTCTGTCTTCGAAAGGAGAAAGAGTTTTTTTCAATTTTCCGTTTATTACCGCGATGATCACCGTTTCTTTGATTTTGGATCTGATCGGAACACTCAAGAACTCCACGAGAATGCTTCTATTTTCCGAGCTGATTCCCGGAATCATGATCGCGTACATCACGTTGATCGAACGATTCTACCCCGTTCTTTTCAGCCGGGCGTACGGGGGAGAATCCGCCAAAACCTTAATGGACAGCCAGGCGTTTTTGGATTCTCCCGTGGATGCGCTCATCGAGTCCGAGGGTTTGACCGAATCCGGAAGAAACATTCTAGAAGGAGTGGAATTGGAAAAGATCGAGGAAAGAATCAATTCCTTTCTGCAAGTTCGGGGTTATGCGGACGAAGAGCTTCGTTTGCCGGATTTCGCCTCGTATTTGGGACTTTCCACGCACCAAGCCTCGTATTATCTCAACAAACATATGTCGATGAAGTTTGCAGACTTCCTCAATATGAACCGAATCGAAGACGTTAAGCGAAACCTCCGCAATAAATCGCATATGAATCTTTTGCAAATCGCCTTAGAATGCGGGTTTAACTCGGCTTCTTCCTTTCACCGCGCTTGCGTAAAATTTACAGGAAAATCTCCGAGAGAATTTAGAAAGTTGATCAATTCTCAAAGCTGAGTAACGTGTCTCCGTTTAGGATGGGGTTCTTGAAGCACTTATGCCAAATAAAATCCATCAATTTATAACACGGGCAGAATTGAATCCGATTTTAAGATAAGGTTCTTATTAGAGAGAAAGACAGTGGTTGGATACTTCGTCGTAGAACGCAAAAACGACGAGTGAAATTGAAAACGATCTCAAAGCGATGTTCGACGGGCTTTGTATCTTCGGAGAAAAATTCTAAATTTGGAATTCTTTGTCGGACGTTCTTGCGTATTTTCAGAAATTCAACCGCGCGCCTTTGCTTTTTCGAATCGTTGATTGAGTTCGTATCTTTTTGAGGCAAACGACGTGAGGAATTTTATGAAACCAGAAAAATACCGATTCAGCAAATCGAAAGAATTGACTGAAGTCGTTCTAGTTTCGTTTTCAAAACCGCTTCCGCGAACGATTCGTCGTAGTTTCATTTCCATTCTTCGCTTTTTTGTTTTTATTTCTTTTACAGGTTGTATCGGAAACGGAAATCATTCTTGGGGTTTTAAGGGAATCTTCGGTCCGATGAATCTCTTTCAAACTTCCAATGCGCCTCTGTTTCTCAATTATTCTTCGAGTCCTTATGTTCTGACCAAGGACATTCCGGTTGCGACGATTCAACCGACAACAAGCGGTTCCATCGATCAATGTTCGTCCAGTCCCGCGCTTCCGACCGGGCTTTCTTTGGATTCTGAAACCTGCGAAATCTCGGGAACGCCTACGGTCAACCAGCCCGCGACCAGCTATACGATTACGGCTTCCAACGCGTCGGAAACTAAGAACAGTTCGATTTTGATCACGGTGAATATGAATCCGCCGGCCGCCTTAAACTTTGCGGCGAGTCCGTTTACGTTTACGGTGAATTCGGCTCTTACGACTATCCATCCGACTTACACGGGCACGATTACAAGTTGTACTTCCAACATCGCGTTGCCGACGGGACTTTTTTTGGGAGGCTCCGATTGTTCTTTATATGGAACTCCTTCGCTGATACAAGCCGCTTCGAATTACACGATCACGGCATCCAATCCGTTTGGAAATACGAGCACGACGATTTCGATCGCAGTCAATGCGGCTCCGCCTGCGGCCTTGAATTATGCGGGAACTCCTTTTGTTTTGACCCAAAACGCGACGATTGGCACGGTCACTCCTACTTACACGGGAACCGTAACCGCTTGCAATTCGGACATTGCTTTACCTGCGGGCCTTTCTCTCGACTCGGTTTGTCAAATCACGGGAACGCCGAACACGATTCAAGCGGCGACGGATTATACGATTACGGCGAGTAACGCCTATGGAAACACCAGTTCTACGATTCGAATTACGGTCAATCTCGCTCCACCTTCGGCTTTGAATTACGCCGCGAGCCCTTTTATTCTTACGGAGAATTCTACGATCACTCTCACTCCAACGGTAACAGGAACCGTCACGAGTTGTACGTCGGACATTTCTCTTCCGACCGGACTTTCCATCAACGCGACCACGTGCGCGATTTCGGGAACGCCGAACGGAACTCAAACCGCGACAAACTATACGATCACGGCGAGCAACGCCTATGGAAGTACTACAAACACGATTTCGATTGCGGTCAACGCGGCGGCGCCTTCAGGACTTACCTATTCACCGACAACCTTGGTTTTTTACAAGGGTGTGAATTCTTCCATTGCACCGACGGTCACTGGAACCGTTACAAGTTGTTCCTCGGGTTCCACTCTTCCCAACGGACTTTCCATCA
This genomic stretch from Leptospira kmetyi serovar Malaysia str. Bejo-Iso9 harbors:
- a CDS encoding AraC family transcriptional regulator translates to MVNILDSMLNEEILLSLIRFGAGFSLVLGIGSWIRANRQIDYLVSLVLILTAIFQFVDESSLSLFTQPWIRKFLFLVDIVALAASGTLVFLISTMIFKKYSELPLIFYWNLVGPFILALPIATFYEQQGGKELEFFLFAADLFVFVYFVIAVANVFIDKKYEASAMSFRTILTLVILISLCIPLEILGIVLQSKSLILLSSVHTSFAVVFYYFLTLIYPNLLDFLSLEPGKNLVKRSLLHDVDINALEEKLARIIKEERIYLDEDIRLPDVSEELGISVHQLSFFLNNHLGSNFNNYINRFRVEEAKSMLLNDPSRSVVSVGIAVGFNSNSSFYKAFLKETGMSPKQFRETQPKVIHFQSSTTADIQFRS
- a CDS encoding helix-turn-helix domain-containing protein — translated: MFNSNLLADILLHTLFSETNLFYVHAAGVGTGIVMAIAKLYSGKRDEFSKSYGTILLSVSVFLMANNRVIFPQETDPRLTQDPVFLGIYFGLVLYASSAVLICTMFILDRLQNPWQYCKKILAIIPIAMIASFAIPGTIYICICDSIAILITLYTTAWSIREILSSKGERVFFNFPFITAMITVSLILDLIGTLKNSTRMLLFSELIPGIMIAYITLIERFYPVLFSRAYGGESAKTLMDSQAFLDSPVDALIESEGLTESGRNILEGVELEKIEERINSFLQVRGYADEELRLPDFASYLGLSTHQASYYLNKHMSMKFADFLNMNRIEDVKRNLRNKSHMNLLQIALECGFNSASSFHRACVKFTGKSPREFRKLINSQS
- a CDS encoding putative Ig domain-containing protein — translated: MKPEKYRFSKSKELTEVVLVSFSKPLPRTIRRSFISILRFFVFISFTGCIGNGNHSWGFKGIFGPMNLFQTSNAPLFLNYSSSPYVLTKDIPVATIQPTTSGSIDQCSSSPALPTGLSLDSETCEISGTPTVNQPATSYTITASNASETKNSSILITVNMNPPAALNFAASPFTFTVNSALTTIHPTYTGTITSCTSNIALPTGLFLGGSDCSLYGTPSLIQAASNYTITASNPFGNTSTTISIAVNAAPPAALNYAGTPFVLTQNATIGTVTPTYTGTVTACNSDIALPAGLSLDSVCQITGTPNTIQAATDYTITASNAYGNTSSTIRITVNLAPPSALNYAASPFILTENSTITLTPTVTGTVTSCTSDISLPTGLSINATTCAISGTPNGTQTATNYTITASNAYGSTTNTISIAVNAAAPSGLTYSPTTLVFYKGVNSSIAPTVTGTVTSCSSGSTLPNGLSINTTTCAISGTPTNFQAGTNYTITASNSSGSTNASIGILIYGNPPIKTMQSTCWNTAGTLDAGCTAATSDGQDGKLQKGVNPSFTNQTVNGNEYIVIDNNTGLIWTTCHFNKANADCSGGTTAYYNLTGAINACLALNAGAGYANRTNWRLPKISEIETLVNFNAATSPRAFTTAFPGTSGGYYYWSSTVYLPDTTKSLVLYFSDGGTTWTDSAPVGALARCVSPGP